In the Streptomyces formicae genome, one interval contains:
- a CDS encoding DsbA family protein — MSKRNSQAAKSAARERIRAQQEAERRREKRKRGIIVGVSIVGVLAIAGGVGYAVMQSNKPGYWEEAKDAKLVKPANTAGDNGTTVVIGKESAKKTLKVYEDPRCPVCAAFEQTVGPTLEKDVEDGKYKIQFIGATFLDRNLPGEGSRNALSALGAALNVSDDAFLEYKKALFSKENHPSEQDDKFKDDAVLLKIADEVPALKKSKTFEKDVKNGTFDRWALEMSQKFDDNKDGVQGTPSFVMDGKQLTGPGSKNAPSTVEDYKTAIDKALKG, encoded by the coding sequence ATGAGCAAGCGCAACAGCCAGGCCGCCAAGTCCGCCGCCCGTGAGCGGATCCGCGCCCAGCAGGAAGCCGAGCGCAGGCGGGAGAAGCGCAAGCGCGGCATCATCGTCGGCGTCTCGATCGTCGGCGTCCTGGCGATAGCCGGCGGCGTCGGCTACGCCGTCATGCAGTCCAACAAGCCGGGCTACTGGGAAGAGGCGAAGGACGCCAAGCTGGTCAAGCCCGCGAACACCGCGGGCGACAACGGCACGACCGTCGTCATCGGCAAGGAGTCCGCGAAGAAGACCCTCAAGGTCTACGAGGACCCGCGCTGCCCGGTCTGCGCGGCCTTCGAGCAGACGGTCGGCCCGACCCTGGAGAAGGACGTCGAGGACGGCAAGTACAAGATCCAGTTCATCGGCGCGACCTTCCTGGACCGCAACCTGCCCGGCGAGGGCTCCCGCAACGCGCTCAGCGCGCTCGGCGCGGCCCTGAACGTCAGCGACGACGCCTTCCTCGAGTACAAGAAGGCGCTCTTCTCCAAGGAGAACCACCCCTCGGAGCAGGACGACAAGTTCAAGGACGACGCGGTGCTCCTGAAGATCGCCGACGAGGTGCCCGCGCTCAAGAAGAGCAAGACGTTCGAGAAGGACGTCAAGAACGGCACCTTCGACCGGTGGGCCCTGGAGATGTCGCAGAAGTTCGACGACAACAAGGACGGCGTCCAGGGCACGCCCTCCTTCGTCATGGACGGCAAGCAGCTGACCGGACCCGGCTCGAAGAACGCGCCCAGCACGGTCGAGGACTACAAGACCGCGATCGACAAGGCCCTCAAGGGCTGA
- a CDS encoding alkaline phosphatase D family protein encodes MTSRLNADSPANSLTPRRRSVVKAAAATAVLAPLAAVPAHAAEGPAFHHGVASGDPLPDGVLLWTRVTPTPDAVPGSGKGPEAEVRWEISEDKGFTRVVGRGSTTARAASDHTVKADVRGLRQATTYYFRFSVGDVHSPVGRTRTTPAHDAAAPGVRFGVVSCANWEAGYFSAYRHLAARTELDAVLHIGDYIYEYKTGEYPSAENVVRQHEPKHEILTLADYRTRHGVHKTDQDAQAMHATHPVIAIWDDHEFADNAWSGGAENHSGDTEGGWDHRMAAAKQAYFEWMPVRPSTEGTVYRRVRYGKLADLHLLDLRSFRSEQAGFGSGEVDDPDRTITGRAQLDWLKSGLAASDAAWKLVGTSVMISPVAFGSLPAHFLEPLAELLGLPKEGLAINADQWDGYTDDRKELLSHLRDNDIRNTVFLTGDIHMAWANDVPAKAATYPLSRSVATEFVVTSVTSDNVDDLLHVAPHTLSLVAVGAIKAANRHVKWLDMDSHGYGVLDVTAERSQMDYYTLSDRKDPKATSSWARSYRTLSGTQKVERADAPVR; translated from the coding sequence GTGACCAGTCGATTGAACGCAGACTCACCTGCCAACTCCCTGACGCCCAGACGCCGTAGCGTCGTGAAGGCGGCGGCCGCCACCGCCGTGCTCGCCCCGCTCGCCGCCGTGCCCGCGCACGCCGCCGAAGGGCCCGCGTTCCACCACGGAGTCGCCTCGGGAGACCCGCTGCCCGACGGCGTCCTGCTGTGGACCCGTGTGACGCCCACGCCTGACGCCGTGCCGGGCTCGGGCAAGGGGCCCGAGGCCGAGGTGCGGTGGGAGATATCCGAGGACAAGGGATTCACCCGGGTCGTCGGCCGAGGGAGCACCACGGCACGGGCCGCGTCGGACCACACGGTCAAGGCCGACGTAAGGGGCTTGCGCCAGGCGACCACCTATTACTTCCGCTTCTCCGTAGGGGACGTCCACTCCCCCGTGGGCCGCACCCGCACCACCCCGGCGCACGACGCGGCCGCGCCCGGCGTCCGCTTCGGCGTGGTGTCGTGCGCCAACTGGGAGGCCGGATACTTCTCCGCGTACCGCCATCTCGCGGCCCGCACCGAACTCGACGCGGTCCTGCACATCGGGGACTACATCTACGAGTACAAGACCGGCGAGTACCCCTCCGCAGAGAACGTCGTACGCCAGCACGAGCCGAAGCACGAGATCCTCACGCTCGCGGACTACCGGACCCGGCACGGCGTCCACAAGACCGATCAGGACGCGCAGGCGATGCACGCCACGCACCCGGTCATCGCGATATGGGACGACCACGAGTTCGCGGACAACGCCTGGTCGGGCGGCGCGGAGAACCACTCGGGCGACACCGAGGGCGGCTGGGACCACCGCATGGCGGCGGCCAAGCAGGCCTACTTCGAGTGGATGCCGGTGCGCCCCTCCACCGAGGGCACCGTCTACCGCCGCGTCCGTTACGGCAAGCTGGCCGATCTGCACCTGCTCGACCTGCGGTCGTTCCGCTCCGAGCAGGCGGGCTTCGGCAGCGGCGAGGTCGACGACCCGGACCGTACGATCACGGGCCGCGCCCAGCTCGACTGGCTGAAGTCGGGGCTCGCCGCCTCGGACGCGGCCTGGAAGCTGGTCGGCACCTCGGTGATGATCTCGCCGGTGGCCTTCGGCTCGCTGCCCGCCCACTTCCTCGAGCCCCTCGCGGAGCTGCTCGGCCTGCCCAAGGAGGGCCTGGCCATCAACGCCGACCAGTGGGACGGCTACACGGACGACCGCAAGGAACTCCTCAGCCACCTGCGCGACAACGACATCCGCAACACGGTCTTCCTGACCGGCGACATCCACATGGCCTGGGCGAACGACGTGCCCGCCAAGGCGGCCACCTACCCGCTGTCGCGCTCGGTCGCCACGGAGTTCGTGGTCACGTCGGTGACCTCCGACAACGTGGACGACCTGCTGCACGTCGCCCCGCACACGCTCTCACTGGTCGCGGTCGGCGCCATCAAGGCGGCCAACCGCCATGTGAAGTGGCTGGACATGGACTCGCACGGCTACGGCGTCCTCGACGTCACCGCCGAGCGCTCGCAGATGGACTACTACACCCTCTCCGACCGCAAGGACCCGAAGGCGACCTCGTCCTGGGCCCGCTCGTACCGCACGCTCAGCGGCACGCAGAAGGTCGAGCGGGCGGACGCTCCCGTGCGCTGA
- a CDS encoding dienelactone hydrolase family protein, translating to MNIMLFHSTYGLRPAVHAAADRLRAAGHEVWTPDLFEGRTFDDVEEGMAFKDELGKDELLKRAILAAAPYSERGLVYAGFSLGAATAQTLALGDDKARGLLLLHGTSDIAENATVDELPVQLHVAEPDPFETDDWLSAWYLQMQRAGADVEVYRYAGAGHLYTDPDLDDYDAQAAEATWRTALGFLETL from the coding sequence ATGAACATCATGCTTTTCCATTCGACGTACGGGCTGCGGCCCGCGGTGCACGCGGCGGCGGACCGCCTGCGCGCCGCAGGTCACGAGGTGTGGACCCCGGACCTCTTCGAAGGCCGCACTTTCGACGACGTCGAGGAAGGCATGGCCTTCAAGGACGAGCTCGGCAAGGACGAGCTCCTGAAGCGGGCCATCCTGGCCGCCGCGCCCTACTCCGAGCGCGGCCTGGTCTACGCGGGCTTCTCCCTGGGCGCCGCGACCGCGCAGACGCTCGCGCTCGGCGACGACAAGGCCCGCGGCCTGCTGCTCCTGCACGGCACGTCCGACATCGCGGAGAACGCGACGGTGGACGAGCTGCCGGTGCAGCTGCACGTGGCGGAGCCCGATCCGTTCGAGACGGACGACTGGCTCAGCGCCTGGTACCTGCAGATGCAGCGGGCCGGGGCCGACGTGGAGGTCTACCGCTACGCGGGCGCCGGGCACCTCTACACCGACCCGGACCTGGACGACTACGACGCCCAGGCCGCGGAGGCGACGTGGCGCACGGCGCTCGGCTTCCTGGAGACCCTCTGA
- a CDS encoding mechanosensitive ion channel family protein, whose protein sequence is MENVLRPLIVIGGSVVLTVVVGWLADVLLRRTDERHHETPLWGLLRRCRVPLQVVLCTALLRGSYRQTKIIEDHSAAIGRVLSLVLIGSTAWLVVRIATAVVESSYTRYAAAHRDPARVRRVRTQVTLIQRVLTAIVGVVAVGAMLLTFPAMQAAGTSLLASAGVLGIVAGVAAQSTLGNLFAGLQIAFGDMVRLGDTVVVDGEWGTVDEITLTFLTVRTWDERRITMPVSYFTSKPFENWSRGGSEMTGTVFFQLDHSAPIVQMREKLHDVLRDCGAWDGRDWGLAVTDTTPNTIQVRALVTAKDADDIWTVRVTVREQLVRWLTDRHPYALPKVNTAWAEPTPNGTRPHPVSPEIPRTGRG, encoded by the coding sequence ATGGAGAACGTACTGCGTCCGTTGATCGTGATCGGCGGCTCGGTCGTGCTCACGGTGGTCGTCGGCTGGCTGGCCGACGTGCTGTTGCGCCGGACCGACGAACGGCATCACGAGACCCCGCTGTGGGGCCTGCTGCGCCGCTGCCGCGTCCCCCTGCAAGTCGTCCTGTGCACGGCCCTGTTGAGAGGCTCGTACCGCCAAACGAAGATCATCGAGGACCACTCGGCCGCCATCGGCCGGGTCCTGTCCCTCGTCCTGATCGGCTCCACCGCCTGGCTGGTGGTGCGGATAGCGACCGCCGTCGTCGAGTCCTCGTACACCCGCTACGCCGCGGCCCACCGCGATCCGGCCCGCGTCCGCAGGGTGCGTACGCAGGTGACGCTCATCCAGCGCGTGCTCACCGCGATCGTCGGCGTCGTGGCGGTCGGCGCGATGCTCCTGACGTTCCCCGCGATGCAGGCGGCGGGCACCTCGCTGCTCGCCTCCGCGGGCGTCCTCGGCATCGTCGCCGGTGTCGCGGCCCAGTCCACCCTCGGCAATCTCTTCGCGGGGCTGCAGATCGCCTTCGGCGACATGGTGCGGCTCGGGGACACCGTGGTGGTGGACGGCGAGTGGGGCACGGTCGACGAGATCACCCTGACCTTCCTGACCGTACGCACGTGGGACGAGCGCCGGATCACCATGCCGGTGTCGTACTTCACGTCGAAGCCCTTCGAGAACTGGTCGCGGGGCGGCTCCGAGATGACCGGCACCGTCTTCTTCCAGCTGGACCACTCGGCGCCGATCGTGCAGATGCGCGAGAAGCTCCACGACGTCCTGCGCGACTGCGGGGCCTGGGACGGCAGGGACTGGGGCCTCGCCGTCACCGACACCACACCGAACACGATCCAGGTCCGCGCCCTGGTCACCGCCAAGGACGCGGACGACATATGGACGGTGCGGGTCACGGTCCGCGAGCAGCTGGTGCGCTGGCTCACCGACCGGCATCCCTACGCCCTGCCGAAGGTCAACACGGCCTGGGCCGAACCCACCCCGAACGGCACCCGCCCGCACCCCGTCTCCCCCGAGATCCCGCGCACAGGGCGGGGCTAG
- a CDS encoding Na+/H+ antiporter, whose protein sequence is MDQLALLLILLLGAVVTVPLGERLGLPAPVLMTLAGIGMALLPFVPNVEIPPDYILPLVLPPLLYASVQRTSWRQFAANKRPIFLLAVALVFVTTAAVAAVASSVVPGLPIAAAVALGALVAPPDPVAATAVAGSLGLPRRLVSILEGEGLFNDVTAIVLYHVAIAAMVSGTFSWPSAVGQLVLSAVVAVIVGLVLGWLTNKLMGLLGDATLQTGLTLLVPFVSYVLAEELLGSGVLAVLTTALYLAEQAVDADDVLGRITGQTFWQIVDTLVTGAAFGLIGLELHNVFGTADGREAEMFGWGAVIVAVVVGVRLLWLLPATWLAKRLHKRRDYDEDIPTTWRETVVMWWAGMRGVASVALALAIPLKTDDGAPFPARDEIIFIAFCVIMATLVAQGLTLPWLVRKLGVRADTDAERELERELAVRAAKAAKRRLKEIEEVEELPEEVAERLQRGAFDIGARISPDVVDEERRERYAKRVDRFKAVQRIQREMMSAARHEVLAARSEPGADPEIVDRVLHHLDVRSLR, encoded by the coding sequence GTGGATCAACTGGCGCTGCTGCTCATCTTGTTGCTCGGTGCCGTGGTGACCGTGCCGCTGGGGGAACGGCTCGGGCTGCCCGCGCCCGTTCTGATGACCCTGGCCGGCATCGGCATGGCCCTGCTGCCGTTCGTGCCCAATGTCGAGATTCCGCCCGACTACATCCTTCCGCTGGTGCTTCCGCCGCTGCTCTACGCGTCCGTGCAGCGCACCTCCTGGAGACAGTTCGCGGCCAACAAACGCCCTATCTTTCTGCTCGCCGTGGCGCTGGTGTTCGTGACGACGGCGGCGGTCGCGGCGGTGGCCAGCTCGGTCGTCCCGGGGCTGCCGATCGCCGCGGCCGTCGCGCTCGGGGCGCTCGTCGCGCCGCCCGATCCGGTCGCGGCGACCGCCGTCGCGGGCTCGCTCGGGCTGCCCCGCAGGCTCGTGTCGATCCTGGAGGGCGAGGGGCTCTTCAACGACGTCACGGCGATCGTGCTCTACCACGTGGCGATCGCGGCGATGGTGAGCGGGACGTTCTCGTGGCCGTCCGCGGTGGGGCAGTTGGTGCTGTCCGCCGTGGTCGCCGTCATCGTCGGCCTCGTGCTCGGCTGGCTCACCAACAAGCTCATGGGGCTGCTCGGCGACGCCACCTTGCAGACCGGCCTCACGCTGCTCGTGCCCTTCGTCAGCTATGTGCTCGCAGAGGAGCTGCTCGGCTCCGGGGTGCTCGCGGTGCTCACCACCGCGCTGTACCTGGCCGAGCAGGCCGTCGACGCCGACGACGTGCTCGGGCGGATCACCGGGCAGACGTTCTGGCAGATCGTGGACACGCTGGTGACCGGAGCCGCGTTCGGGCTCATCGGCCTGGAGCTGCACAACGTCTTCGGGACGGCGGACGGCCGTGAGGCGGAGATGTTCGGCTGGGGCGCGGTGATCGTCGCGGTCGTCGTCGGCGTACGGCTGCTGTGGCTCCTGCCTGCCACCTGGCTCGCCAAGCGGCTGCACAAGCGCAGGGACTACGACGAGGACATTCCGACCACCTGGCGCGAGACCGTCGTCATGTGGTGGGCGGGGATGCGCGGGGTGGCGTCCGTCGCGCTGGCGCTCGCCATTCCGCTCAAGACGGACGACGGGGCGCCGTTCCCGGCCCGTGACGAGATCATCTTCATCGCGTTCTGCGTCATCATGGCGACCCTGGTCGCCCAGGGGCTCACGCTGCCCTGGCTGGTGCGGAAGCTCGGGGTGCGCGCCGACACCGACGCGGAGCGCGAGCTGGAGCGCGAGCTCGCGGTGCGGGCGGCCAAGGCCGCCAAGCGCCGCCTCAAGGAGATCGAGGAGGTCGAGGAGCTCCCCGAGGAGGTCGCCGAGCGGCTGCAGCGCGGGGCGTTCGACATCGGGGCCAGGATCAGCCCGGACGTGGTCGACGAGGAGCGGCGCGAGCGGTACGCCAAGCGCGTCGACCGGTTCAAGGCGGTCCAGCGGATCCAGCGCGAGATGATGTCGGCCGCCCGGCACGAGGTGCTCGCCGCGCGGAGCGAGCCAGGCGCGGACCCGGAGATCGTCGACCGGGTCCTGCACCACCTGGACGTACGCAGTCTGCGGTGA
- a CDS encoding glycosyl hydrolase family 95 catalytic domain-containing protein, with protein MNRPEHRPLSRRRFVSTAAATAATATAGTALWTASSATAWAGPSPTSAAHTAADDGADPYEAAVRAAAMVWRRLPTGWQEGPFLANGLLGAQLYAGRTANTLKLMLSHTQVQDQRGQWRGGIGYSRLPIGYFTLTLRGNITSVDWTLDLYDAELRGTVTTTAGSVAFTALVQNDSSALLVSTRPSAGEEDSAWTFQWLPAATTRTSGKPPEYTPNPDPEIGEGSVRYVQQPLLAGGGWTTAWRERRDGTGRLLAAHLVYRHPGDVSQTTREARRAVERTLSSDLDELLTRHRSWWHRYYRRSFLSVPDKRLQSFYLAQLYKLAASTRSGGPTISEWGPWFPEVGNNWTAVWWNLNVQIGMAPIHGSNHPELDSVTSTFARFEKNLPTSVPAPYRDGESYALGHPSDWQLRAGDTYDVGAPGSGHVSDNFGNLTWAMHNVWQAYQHSLDRTILRDVLFPVLTRAINFYAHFLHEGPDGKLHLLETRSPEYANAADCTYDLSLIRWGARTLIEVARILKTDHPRARVWQDIATRLTPYAEDPADGVMIGKGVPLADSHRHHSHLLWLYPLRERTWDRPADRDVMRRSMAHWVSMQQLWHGYSYATASSMYSVMDEPENALDNLTFFTDLNVVADCAMTANTMYREGKNFALESPLSAAQSMLDMAVQGHEGVVKVFPSVSSRWPDASIASLRTPGAFLVDADRSGGATRWVRVHSEAGAPLTLQHGITGEITVRDHRGRLLPWRETAPGRISVRLPRGATALVTPRGGRAQEGPRDVPSAGAWTRWGLPS; from the coding sequence ATGAACCGCCCCGAACACCGCCCCCTCTCCCGCAGACGCTTCGTCTCCACCGCCGCCGCGACCGCCGCGACCGCCACCGCGGGCACCGCCCTGTGGACCGCCTCCTCCGCCACCGCTTGGGCGGGCCCGTCCCCAACCTCCGCTGCGCACACGGCTGCTGACGACGGGGCCGACCCGTACGAGGCGGCGGTGCGGGCCGCCGCCATGGTGTGGCGGCGACTGCCGACCGGCTGGCAGGAAGGGCCCTTCCTCGCCAACGGCCTGCTCGGCGCCCAGCTGTACGCGGGCAGGACGGCGAACACCCTCAAGCTGATGCTGAGCCACACCCAGGTGCAGGACCAGCGCGGCCAGTGGCGCGGCGGCATCGGCTATTCGCGGCTGCCCATCGGGTACTTCACGTTGACTCTGCGCGGGAACATCACCTCCGTCGACTGGACACTGGACCTGTACGACGCCGAACTGCGCGGCACCGTGACCACCACCGCCGGCAGTGTGGCGTTCACGGCACTCGTGCAGAACGACAGCAGCGCGCTGCTCGTATCGACCAGGCCGAGCGCCGGAGAGGAGGACTCCGCCTGGACATTCCAATGGTTGCCCGCCGCGACCACCCGCACATCGGGGAAGCCCCCCGAGTACACCCCGAACCCGGACCCCGAGATCGGCGAGGGATCTGTTCGATACGTCCAGCAGCCCCTGCTCGCGGGCGGCGGCTGGACCACCGCGTGGCGCGAACGCCGCGACGGCACCGGCAGACTGCTCGCCGCGCACCTCGTCTACCGCCACCCCGGCGATGTGTCGCAAACGACCCGCGAGGCCCGCCGCGCCGTCGAGCGGACACTCTCGTCCGACCTCGACGAGCTGCTGACCCGGCACCGGAGCTGGTGGCACCGCTACTACCGGCGCAGTTTCCTGTCCGTACCGGACAAACGGCTGCAGTCCTTCTACCTCGCCCAGCTCTACAAGCTCGCCGCGTCGACCCGCTCCGGCGGCCCGACGATCTCCGAGTGGGGCCCCTGGTTCCCCGAGGTCGGCAACAACTGGACCGCCGTGTGGTGGAACCTCAACGTCCAGATCGGCATGGCGCCCATCCACGGCTCCAACCACCCCGAACTCGACTCGGTCACCAGCACGTTCGCGCGCTTCGAGAAGAACCTGCCGACCTCCGTCCCCGCCCCGTACCGCGACGGCGAGAGCTATGCGCTCGGCCACCCCTCCGACTGGCAGCTGCGCGCGGGCGACACCTACGACGTGGGCGCGCCGGGCAGCGGCCACGTCTCCGACAACTTCGGCAACCTGACCTGGGCCATGCACAACGTCTGGCAGGCCTACCAGCACTCCCTGGACAGGACGATCCTGCGCGACGTCCTCTTCCCCGTCCTCACCAGGGCGATCAACTTCTACGCGCACTTCCTGCACGAGGGCCCGGACGGCAAGCTGCACCTCCTGGAGACCCGCTCCCCCGAGTACGCGAACGCCGCCGACTGCACCTACGACCTGTCGCTGATCCGCTGGGGCGCCCGCACGCTCATCGAAGTGGCCCGCATCCTCAAGACCGACCATCCACGCGCGCGGGTGTGGCAGGACATCGCCACCCGTCTCACCCCCTACGCCGAGGACCCGGCGGACGGCGTGATGATCGGCAAGGGCGTCCCGCTCGCCGACTCGCACCGCCACCACTCGCACCTGCTGTGGCTCTACCCGCTCCGCGAGCGCACCTGGGACCGGCCCGCCGACCGTGACGTGATGCGGCGCAGCATGGCCCACTGGGTCTCGATGCAGCAGCTCTGGCACGGCTACAGCTACGCGACCGCGTCCTCCATGTACTCCGTCATGGACGAGCCGGAGAACGCCCTCGACAACCTGACGTTCTTCACCGACCTGAACGTCGTCGCGGACTGCGCGATGACGGCCAACACCATGTACCGGGAAGGGAAGAACTTCGCTCTGGAGAGCCCGCTCTCGGCCGCGCAGTCGATGCTCGACATGGCCGTGCAGGGACACGAGGGGGTGGTGAAGGTCTTCCCCTCGGTCTCCTCGCGCTGGCCCGACGCCTCCATCGCGTCGCTGCGCACGCCCGGCGCCTTCCTCGTCGACGCGGACCGCTCGGGGGGTGCGACGCGCTGGGTGCGGGTCCACAGCGAGGCCGGAGCCCCGCTGACGCTGCAGCACGGCATCACGGGCGAGATCACGGTGCGCGACCACCGCGGCCGTCTGCTGCCCTGGCGTGAGACGGCGCCGGGCAGGATCTCGGTGCGCCTGCCGCGCGGCGCGACCGCGCTGGTCACCCCGCGTGGTGGCAGGGCGCAGGAGGGACCGCGCGACGTCCCCTCCGCGGGCGCGTGGACACGCTGGGGGCTGCCTTCCTGA
- a CDS encoding GNAT family N-acetyltransferase codes for MSGTAVRVAESPEDLESCFAVRKEVFVAEQQVPEDLEYDEYDARAVHVLAVRDDGVPLGTGRLLTGAAAAAKNGGDAGVGALGRLAVTRAARGLGIGAALVRAIEDAARARGLTAVDLHAQTHALGFYERLGYEVYGPEFPDAGIPHRAMRKSLG; via the coding sequence GTGAGCGGCACGGCCGTTCGCGTCGCGGAGAGCCCGGAGGACCTGGAGTCCTGCTTCGCGGTCCGCAAGGAAGTCTTCGTGGCCGAGCAGCAGGTGCCCGAAGACCTCGAGTACGACGAGTACGACGCCAGGGCGGTGCACGTCCTTGCCGTCCGCGACGACGGCGTGCCGCTGGGCACGGGACGGCTGCTCACCGGTGCCGCGGCCGCCGCGAAGAACGGCGGCGACGCGGGCGTGGGCGCCCTCGGCCGACTCGCGGTGACGCGGGCCGCACGAGGGCTCGGCATCGGCGCGGCCCTGGTGCGGGCGATCGAGGACGCGGCACGCGCGCGTGGCTTGACGGCGGTGGACCTGCACGCGCAGACGCACGCCCTGGGCTTCTACGAGCGCCTCGGCTACGAGGTGTACGGGCCCGAGTTCCCGGATGCGGGCATTCCGCACCGCGCGATGCGCAAGTCCCTGGGCTAG
- a CDS encoding RluA family pseudouridine synthase gives MSTIPEIRTLPVPDGLEGERVDAAISRMFGFSRTKAAELAAAGKVSVDGSVVGKSERVHGGAWLEVEMPQAPAPVQIVAEPVEGMEIVHDDDDIVVIVKPVGVAAHPSPGWTGTTVIGGLAAAGYRISTSGAAERQGIVHRLDVGTSGLMVVAKSERAYTSLKRQFKERTVDKRYNALVQGHPDPMSGTIDAPIGRHPNHDYKWAVTAEGKPSVTHYDLIEAFRAASLLDIKLETGRTHQIRVHMSAHRHPCVGDLTYGADPTLAKRLGLTRQWLHAVRLGFEHPGDGQWVEYESGYPDDLQVALDRVRAESS, from the coding sequence GTGAGCACGATTCCCGAGATCCGTACCCTGCCCGTCCCGGATGGCCTTGAGGGCGAGCGCGTCGACGCCGCCATCTCGCGCATGTTCGGGTTTTCCCGTACGAAGGCCGCCGAGCTCGCCGCGGCGGGGAAGGTCTCGGTCGACGGCTCGGTGGTCGGCAAGTCCGAGCGGGTGCACGGCGGCGCCTGGCTGGAAGTGGAGATGCCGCAGGCGCCCGCTCCGGTGCAGATCGTCGCGGAGCCCGTCGAGGGCATGGAGATCGTGCATGACGACGACGACATCGTCGTGATCGTCAAGCCGGTCGGCGTCGCCGCTCACCCGAGCCCGGGCTGGACGGGGACGACCGTGATCGGCGGCCTCGCGGCGGCCGGGTACCGGATCTCCACCTCCGGAGCCGCGGAGCGCCAGGGCATCGTGCACCGCCTCGACGTCGGTACGTCGGGGCTGATGGTGGTCGCCAAGTCCGAGCGCGCGTACACGTCACTGAAGCGCCAGTTCAAGGAGCGCACGGTCGACAAGCGCTACAACGCGCTGGTCCAGGGCCACCCCGACCCGATGAGCGGTACGATCGACGCTCCCATCGGCCGGCACCCGAACCACGACTACAAGTGGGCGGTCACGGCCGAGGGCAAGCCCTCCGTGACGCACTACGACCTCATCGAGGCCTTCCGCGCGGCCTCCCTGCTCGACATCAAGCTGGAGACGGGGCGCACGCACCAGATCCGCGTCCACATGTCGGCCCATCGACACCCTTGCGTCGGCGACCTGACGTACGGCGCCGACCCGACCCTCGCCAAGCGGCTCGGCCTCACCCGCCAGTGGCTGCACGCGGTCAGGCTCGGCTTCGAGCACCCGGGCGACGGCCAGTGGGTGGAGTACGAGAGCGGCTACCCGGACGACCTCCAGGTGGCGCTCGACCGGGTGCGAGCGGAAAGCTCGTGA
- the lspA gene encoding signal peptidase II, whose protein sequence is MAEAERIIGTPDIPEAAGAEPERSVPGSDAAAAAEPAAESDGAKDATDAKGASEGSDGSEGESKGAAAGTSGDAADGAEADGPKDKGKRKIAVLFAVAVFAYALDLISKMIVVAKLEHHEPIDVIGDWLRFNAIRNAGAAFGFGEAFTVIFTCIAAGVIVVIARLARKLYSLPWAIALGLLLGGALGNLTDRLFRSPGVFEGAVVDFIAPKGFAVFNLADSAIVCGGILIVLLSFRGLDPDGTVHKD, encoded by the coding sequence GTGGCAGAGGCGGAGCGCATCATCGGTACGCCGGACATCCCTGAGGCGGCTGGGGCCGAGCCGGAGCGGTCCGTTCCCGGCTCGGACGCGGCCGCGGCGGCTGAGCCCGCCGCGGAGTCCGACGGCGCCAAGGACGCCACGGACGCCAAGGGGGCGTCCGAGGGGTCCGACGGGTCCGAGGGGGAGTCCAAAGGCGCGGCGGCGGGCACGTCCGGCGATGCGGCGGACGGTGCGGAGGCGGACGGGCCGAAGGACAAGGGAAAGCGGAAGATCGCCGTGCTGTTCGCGGTGGCCGTCTTCGCGTACGCCCTGGACCTGATCAGCAAGATGATCGTGGTCGCCAAGCTGGAACACCACGAGCCGATCGACGTGATCGGTGACTGGCTCCGGTTCAACGCGATCCGGAACGCGGGCGCCGCCTTCGGGTTCGGCGAGGCCTTCACGGTGATCTTCACCTGCATCGCCGCGGGCGTCATCGTGGTGATCGCCAGGCTCGCCCGCAAGCTCTACAGCCTGCCGTGGGCGATCGCGCTCGGCCTGTTGCTCGGCGGAGCCCTCGGCAACCTCACGGACCGCCTCTTCCGCTCGCCCGGCGTCTTCGAGGGCGCGGTGGTCGACTTCATCGCCCCCAAGGGCTTCGCGGTCTTCAACCTCGCCGACTCGGCGATCGTCTGCGGCGGCATCCTGATCGTGCTGCTGTCCTTCCGGGGTCTGGACCCCGACGGGACCGTCCACAAGGACTGA